GTGTGTTCAGATTCAGTAatatgcattaatttttttcccgTAGCAGCCTCCATTTTCACTGATTGTTCGGCTTCAAGTGTTGTGCCAATAAACTACAGAATGACATATGGAAACCAGTCCGATGTGCTCCTCAGGTCCAGTTTTTGATCGAAACATCAACCACACAAAAAGATATAGGGCTTCAAATCAAGATTCAAGAGGCAAAAGACTATTTATCCTAGAGGGAAATAgctttgccttgttacagctgctctctgctcggAAAAAAAAAGACGGTAGAAGTATATTTTTGTGTCAATGGAACtgtctttattgtttattgaaGGTGAGCAAAGCTTTATCATAAATTAACAAACTTTATGGCAAGTGAACTCCTAGAAAACACTTGGGCtatttaaagttgaaatgaaattGTCATGATTTTTATGACGGCTGTTATCTATTATCCACCCACCTGTTAACTAATGCATTATaacaattttcaaaaatgtccttATTTTTTAGATAACAGTTCACCTCATCTCAGTTAGCATCAGCTAACCCTCATGACATGAATATCAAGACTTATTAGATTTGCACTGACTGAATTTGAATGCTGCCTCATTATATTAAATCACTGATATACTAaaactgatgagccacacaaggACACAAGAGTTGCACTTTGCCATCACAATATTAAAGGGGGGGTACTTAATAGATGCCTCCATTATACAATGTAAATTCAAAGAGACTGTATTATGTAATGGATTATTAGATTACTTGATTGTGCTTGTACTTCAGTAAGCACTATTATTGTGCAGGAAAGGAtagtgttttctctttgctgctTTGGACATCTATTTAGTGATGTAGTCCGTGATCTTGTGGATGTACAGACAAGACAAAGCAGTCGTCTCAACGTTATCAGTGGCACTCTTGTTTTCTAGTCGGATTAATCTGGAGAAGGAATGAAAGAAGCTTCCAGAGAGGACGGCTCAGACATCTATTTTTCGTACCTTCTGAGCTCAAAGGGATGAGTCTGTCTGAAAAGTAGGGAGTTGTGTGATCTCAAAacccattcacacctacagggaaGCCTCATCCAGGGTGCAGCCATTAGGACTTTTGTGCCTCTGGTGAAGATGAGATTTCTGTCATACAAAAGGCTGCCAGGGCCAGACAATAGAGAAGGGAAGGACTGTGGTTTACAAGACTTTGATGAACACAGCAGCCTTGACAAATGTCTTTATCCCATAGATTCTGTGTTCAAAAACTGGGTATACTCCCCTTTAGCCTGGCTTCATCAGTGGATTTTCGAATCCATCTTAcacattatcattttaaaagcCTCAaggtttttcagattttatgcTTCGACTGAGttcaacaaaacacagataTCTCACACAGTATATTCCTCAGATAAAGCTCTCTTCAGTGACTGAcattcattttataaattacCTCAATACGGtgtgtcaaacacacaaaaccacttTTCCACCTTCCCTCTAAATGGATTATTATCATAATGGAGCGTGTTTCAATGTTTTACTCTGCATTGAAATATACGCTAATAAACGAGTgctcttttataaaaaaaaaaaaagaaccataTGCTTCAGAGATGCTTAGCTGAAGTTTGAATAGTGATAATTGAATGCAGCATATATCATAGGTTCCTGTTGCTCATATTAATAAATGATACAAGTCACTGTGACTTTATGTGATTGCTGATGGATCATTAATTAACAATGTCAGTTCCCATTTACGtcataaagttattttaatgaTTCAAAATTTGCAGAAATTCAGTCACATAGAAAAGAGCTTAGCAAATCAGCCCCTCTGAAAGCCGAACAACCCtgtttttatagaaatatgAAGATGTTTTTACCAAACtagcagacagacacagtcaTGTTCCGTGTTGCATCAGCCAGAAGCCTGAGCCCAAGACAATCTCTTGTAATGTTGACAAATCAAAATCACATTCCTCTTATTAATGCCCCACACTCCTGCTACACTCTGAAATGTGCTTTTCTGAGTAACTGAGCTACAACTGATGAAGTATGAGTACTGTCTTAACACTTCTTAACTGATGATGCATTAAGTGTTAACTAATTACATGATACCATGACTTAATGATTTTTTAATGACAAGCATCAGACATTTATGAAACATCCTCCTCATGTAGTCAGTCATAATGAGTCATGCGTTAGTAAAGCATGTTTTCTacctttattataaaatgttaccTGCTCgtcttttattgtattttaaagtgCAGACAAATCATTTTGGACTGCTTGTTGTTACACATTTAATAGATTGTACAACTGTGGTGCTAGCACATTATGTATGCATATATTTTGTATCCTTATTAGGAGTGCTACAAATAACATTTAGCAGTTACAGTTTCCTAACTCTCTTATTGGCCCAGTTATAATCCAAATTCACTGAAATCTGTCACATTTTACTAACTACctaactgttttaaaaaatatggaaGCCAATCATCTtaagttttatctttttttaaaaatgcatcattgGTGAACTATTCTGGTTGTGTGCTATAAGGAGATCTGTGCTCCCAGCCCTCGGAGCTTTAAGCTCAAGCTGCTGGCTCTCGGATGTTCTGGCTCTTCTGTTTACACTAGTAAATCCCCATTCTGGAGTCTCTCTGTCAGCCTTCCGCTCCAAGCCGGCCCAATCACCCCCTCCTTTATAcaacacaggaaacaaaacataaaaccaggGCCTTGTTGCCAAGTCACAGATAGTGTGATCATTCAAAGTACCAGTCATCCATCACTTAAAAACCTAAATTGatctgtgttttcctctcaACGAATCAAGATCTAATCTATCTATCTTTTCCTTCATGTTTCCCAACAGTCTTAAAACAACCCTACAGAAAAAGCTTTCCAGTGACACCGTCGACTTGTCCGgcatccctctctcctctcgCGACATCCGTCAAGTCGCCTTCTACCTCCAAAGCAACAGAGACAGTGTGGTGGCTGTAGACATCAGCTTCACCGAACTGCAGGATGAGAACCTGAGAATCCTACTGCCCATTCTGGCTTTGCTGCCCAAACTCAACACCTTGGCTCTCAATGGTAACCGCCTCACACTGGCTATCCTCAAAGACCTCACAGAGATGCTGAAAGACCCCCGGAAGTTCTCCAGCCTGGCCTGGATCGACCTGGGCAACAATGTGGATATTTTCACCATGCCTCAGCCACTACTGGTCGCACTGCGTCGCCGCTGTAGCCTGAAGAGCAGTCTACCAACCATCTACGAGTACACAGAGGGTCAGCCCTACAGCTACCACCTGGAAATTTCTATCGAGGAGCCCAGTCActatgaggaggaagaggaggaggacgaggatgTGGAGGAGGACGAGGATGATGTAGGGAATAAATTTGAACTAGAGCCGTGGGGTTTAGGGGAGAAGCAGCTCTCCAAAAACTTCACCCTTCACTACTGTGAGAGGTGATGTGCTATTTTCCCGAGAGGCTCTTTCGACTGTGGTTGAAATGTCGTCCCACAGCACTCCTTTACTTCCTTCGCCCTCTCGCCCTCACACCACGAGCTCAGTCACCTTTCCGAGGCACGAGAGAGACCAGTGCCCACATTGTGAACTTCTTGTCACGACACAGCTGCTAAGCTATCCCTAACCATCTCTGAGTTAACCCACACAAGATAGTGACAGTCACAACAGCGGACTTACTGTGTTGGTGGATGGTGCTCTTGGGAACAAGGTGCGGTTTCATTGGAGGGGGGCTGGAAGAGTTAATGAACcggtgctctctctctctccctctctccttctctccctctctatctgtctctgtgtgtgatagTGGCAGCTGAGGAGCCAATCCCAAGGAGATTTAAATCAGTTGGCTGGATGGAGGAGCAGCAAACCCGGCGGTAGCTGAAGTGGAACTCGAGTTAGTTTGGAAACAGTGGGTCCCCTTTGGGTTCAGTAGTAGGACTGAGACTCTCTCTGACAGGCAGGGCCTAGCTCCACATTGTGTGTTATCTGTTAATCTCTCAACAAAAGCTATGACACAAGTTCAACAGACTATACAGCCGACGACCCGTCACGTGATGCCGGCAAAACTGCTAGGTCAAGACTTTTTGCGTTTTCCCCCCctttcaaaatgtcaacttgTGAATACCCATGCAGCCCATGTGTAGATGTAAATGAGGATACAAAACATGGCTCTGTTGTGATTCCACGGGCTATTTTTGTGCACTGGTGGTGAACAAAGCAATCTTAGAAGATAACAGGTAAGACCCAACCATGGATAGCTCACACTGATTTGATTTTGTACATGCCTAACTGCTGATATTCACCTCTTTGTTATTATGGCGCTGTGTTACACGTATGACACTACAGATAACTATAAACATGGACCACTGAATCAGAGCTGTGCCCAAACTGCCCTTTCTACTGCCAGTTGTCTCTGCAGATACACTGTATGTTGCTATTTACAATTATTGAAATTCTGCGGACCTGTGTTTGTCATGAGACACAGCCATGACTGTTATCTATTGGTTATTGTCTGCCGTAGCACATAATGAGGTTAGAGTGACCGAAACACTGCAATGCACTTTAAAGCaccattatttttatatttcagtttctcTGTGGCATGTGCTCTGTGTACGCTCTTTAAAGCTAGAGTTGTTTACATGGCTGaaattaaaatggtaaaatgctgGTCAAATGGCTCATGATTGATAGAAAGATcattaaaaacatcatcatatatataataaatgtttaaatgtgtgttatactgtgtgtgtttgtaacagtaaaatgtctaattattgctgtaattatttgtgttattgttttggTGTTGAGTCTTCTGTCCGACTCTGTAATTATAATAATGACTCTAATGACTATAAAACTAAGCGCAGTGACCTCCTGCTGTAAACTGGAAACTGATTGGATTacacaataaagcagaaaattgtttgttaaatgtgattAGCAGTCAGAGCGGACACTTTTATGTCCAGCGTTTAATCCGAGTGATAGAGAGCGCTGTCCACTTAGTTTGTagtttatgttttgtgtgtcaaCGTCAAACTCTTCCTTGTTGTAGCCTGTACGTATTCGTCTCATGCCAAACACTGACtgccaataataaaaaaaaatcgatCCACACTGAgatttgatgtgttttattttaaaaagcgtGTGTTTAACTGCTGCAACATCTGGGTCACAAGCAGCTTCTCACAAAATCCACCAGGGTTTATTTATGCAGATTAGTGTGCAAATGgggcaataaaagaaaacagcccCGGCTGTGCTGTTTGGGATTGACTGTTGGAGTCATCTGTGCCGCTGGGTGCTGTCAGAGAAATGGCTGAGCCGCCACTGTTCGCCAAGTTGGTCATCGCATGAGGCCCTACCCATGATCCCCTCCTGGCAACCTTTTGTTACTGCTGCCAGACATGGTAATGTGGCATTTGCAACAGGTGCCTCCTATAAGGTCAGGGCACAGTGTGAGTGCCACACCCCCCCGGAGGTCCAAATATCATGTGACAGGGCAACAGTGCCCAACCTCGAAAACACCACCGGGATGTTATGATCTGAccttttcccttcaggattgatttatttctgctgaaattaaacaaaaataacaatagaTTCTTGTATTTCTTGTGTGTATTGAGAATATGTCATACAGCCATTTCAGTGCATCGCATTTCTTCATAAACGTCCTACCAGGTAACTGCCTTTCTGTTTGTATGAGTTACTATTACTGGTGTTATTATTTAGATTCAGGTGCTGCATGCTAgagcacaaaaatgaaaaaataagattTCAATAGCAGTGAGTTGGGGTTAAAAAGACTGAGCAGTTGGCCAAAGGTCACTGTGGTGcaataatatgaataaaataaaacttcaaattattttaatatatacgTTTATATTCTGTGTGATGCTAAACGTCTATACTCTGAAGAATGTCTTGTGTTGCAAGTACAGTTTTAATAATGAcaacattcatgttttattaaaaattattcaagtaatatttcaaaaacctaaaaaagCTTTTAGCCAAATTGTGATAAGAAGCACCTATAATATTCAGAAATGTGGGTTGTGGGAAATTTTCATTATGAAATACAACTTACCACAATGATTTTTATAGATGTTTTCAGAGTGAATTTGTTTAAGTTCATAAAGCATGTAAAAAGggaacatattttaatttgaaaattacAAATCGTATGCAAATTCCTTTCACTGTAAGTTGAATAAACAGCATATTTATTAGAGGTGATATATTATGGTAGTCATTCTATCCTGGCCATGTGTTTAACTACtacatgtactgtaactgtgagTGTTCAGCTGTAGAAAACTGTAATTCAGTGCCTTGTGCGATAATTTTTCGGCAGGAAAAACACCATCTGTTGCAGCTTTTGTGGCTTTATGGCAGCAAGAAAGTCTCTATAACCTTCATGGCATGCTGCATACCAATGTCACTGACACTTGGCCTCAGTAACCAGCAGCTTCACCCTGTTTCCTGGCATCAGACACTGCACAGATACAGCCATCCTCTTTCTCCACAGCATTCACCACGTTGTAGAAATATGTAGCTGTTTCTTCTTTGTGCCCCAAAGCTTTAAGAGCCTCGATTACATTCttaagagaaaagaggagaggagactcAGGGGAAACAAAAACGGTACGGTGCATCCCTTTATcagataaatgaattaaatgtatCACCTTATCAAATTTTGGTTCAAACTTCAGTGCATTTTGAGCATCAACAAATACAACTGGAGCAGCAATTGCATCCTTAAGGCTCTTTCCAAACCAAAGGTGATTCATGATTGCCTGGAAGAGAGAAACAGTGCAATAATGGGAAAGTGATGATGATTACACAAAGGCTTATGAATGTGGTCGTGTAGACAGACACAACAGTGAGAAGCGTAAGTCTCTGGCAATTTATCTTATGGGCACTTATTGTGTTTGCTACAGACGCGTACCGAGGCGATCCCAGTTGTGATCATGCTCCCACCAGTTGATCCAATCACCAGCATCTTCGACTGAGACTTCAGCAAGGCAGGGGACATGGAGGAGGGAGGTTGCTCCcctgagaaaacaacaaaagcttTGACTGACAGGAGAGACGGGTACAATTCAGACCCATCAATGCAAGAAgaacaagagaaaaatgaatTGAATGCCAGGATTGATAATGAACGCATCAGAGGTTGAAGGGCGTCTATTCAGTCCTGACGTTTGTCTTTGTTCAAGGTAAATTTAACTCTTGTGTTCTTTTAAGATTGGTTGACTTCCTCATTGTTATGGTTCCCATTCAATAGGTTTCCCTTTGACACTAAACAGATTTGGACATTTCACgagttacaaaataaataaatacaataactgcACAGTATGTTAGTAACTTTGGGATGTTAAAGCGCCTGTGTTTGAACTCCTGGTACAAAGCTTGGCAGTGCAACATAAGTGAGACTTATAGCAATGATCACAGATCTACAGCATTTGCAGATTGTAAAATGAAAGCAGCAAATCATGCTGATTACCAGGATAGATGTTTTCAACTCTGCCACAGAAGTCCGACAGCTCGTTGTTAAGGATTATTCCAGTGCTCTGAGAGAATACCTTAGAGCCAAAACTGTgaagacaaaacattaaattaactgGATCTCTGACACTATGATAATATCTCCTTTGTGCTTCAAACAGAAAGTAACATTTTGATGGTTGATTTCTCACTGTGGAGCATCATTTCTCAGAGACTGACATGTGGTTGATGGTGCTGGTGACAGACACAGCAGATCCATCCTCAGCCAGCACAGACACATGAGTGGTGCCCATGTTGTCCAGATACGGGGTGATGTTGTAATACTGAGGATCATGAGCCTTGTTGCTGCTGATCAGGCTCCGTATGTGGTTGGCAAAGCTGTCATCTGTGAATTTTCTTGCCTTCTGAGAGAAGAAACACATaacatcacaaaaacacaaattcaaaggTTAAGTTATGAACTCCTGCGATGAATGTTGAGCCTGTCAGTCTGCCTCTAAAATGTTCATATCAACCATTTAACCTTACCTTTTTCAGAATTACTAGGCCTATGTTACAGTTACTAGTATGAAATTTGAGACAGAGCAAGTATGTGAACAATTGAGAATtacctgtttttctgcattaattatGAAATGTGACCTAATCACCATCCATATTACAAGTATGGACAAACAAAATGATCTTAAGCTTAACAAACAATAGCcgaaaacacaaattaaaatcttttatCTGTTAATTGAACACAGCCATTAAACAATTCAGGCTACTTTAAGATATAGTAATCAAGAAGTCCtgtcaataaaatgaaatgtggaTTCCTCTGATTTATTGAAAATACTTTTCTGTTGGCTATTTTCAGGAAAAGATGTGAATCGTGCCTCTCAAACAAGAGTTCTAAGAggaacatcaaaaaaaaaagttgttgttttacaTAAAGATGGATCTCAACGACAATAGACATTCTTAGACACATCCAGTTCATAGCCAGATAAATGGTTtagaaatgatgatgatttaatTCTGTGACTCTAGAAGTGGACATCCAAGCCAAGATGTGTGTGAAGGCACATTGTGGTATGCTCAGTGAGGTAAAAAATTACCTTAGAGTAACTTAACTTGAAGAAATCACTAAAACTTTTCTACATTGTTGATCATGAGTCCATGTGAAACATTGAACATGGACATAGTGTCCATGGCAGGACACCCTGAAGGAAGTTTACCAAAGACCACCTTGACACCTGCAACTTCTAcaggtaaaacatttttcaacctGTTGAAATTAAGATGGAATTATCTGGGCAGAACACCACCATATACAGTAGGAGTAAAAGTATTTCgtataatacaaattaaatgtggCTTTACACCATCTTAAGCCCTGTAGATGCGAGGtggtgcagcaggacaatgaccctaaacatgaaaataattCTTCTCGATTAgctttaattagaaaaaaaacaaataaatcagccTTTTGGACCCGCCAGTCAGAGCCCTGAGTTGCCAAAGGAGGCTCAAGTTATTAAATACTTACTATACTTCCTTTTCCCACCAGCACTTTAGATGT
This window of the Channa argus isolate prfri chromosome 11, Channa argus male v1.0, whole genome shotgun sequence genome carries:
- the lrrc75ba gene encoding leucine-rich repeat-containing protein 75B — its product is MGSRLSRQSSLDNENFCKKRRKLLDSSGEGERGSRGGGDFLFAMMLKSDKLPGMLRRTNHSPYMRRVAWIKEIQKLLRDRRIEQATAVLKLLRKDLGLEGTSLNDILYKNAAFLNLVDPISHELLLSLAREMQCPKKDADTIKSSDKICRQLIYHLTPHSKWLRQSMSRRKSQACLKTTLQKKLSSDTVDLSGIPLSSRDIRQVAFYLQSNRDSVVAVDISFTELQDENLRILLPILALLPKLNTLALNGNRLTLAILKDLTEMLKDPRKFSSLAWIDLGNNVDIFTMPQPLLVALRRRCSLKSSLPTIYEYTEGQPYSYHLEISIEEPSHYEEEEEEDEDVEEDEDDVGNKFELEPWGLGEKQLSKNFTLHYCER